Proteins encoded in a region of the Qipengyuania oceanensis genome:
- a CDS encoding helix-turn-helix domain-containing protein, whose amino-acid sequence MRNCLRDLRRQRKLTQADLADALDISRQTIIAIEADKYDPSLPMAYRLAAFFKVPVEELFFNDWRER is encoded by the coding sequence GTGAGGAACTGCCTCAGGGACCTGCGTCGGCAGCGCAAGCTGACGCAGGCCGATCTCGCGGATGCGCTCGATATTTCGCGCCAGACGATCATCGCGATCGAGGCGGACAAGTACGATCCCTCGCTGCCGATGGCTTATCGGCTGGCTGCCTTTTTCAAGGTGCCGGTGGAGGAGCTGTTCTTCAACGACTGGCGCGAAAGGTGA
- a CDS encoding YceD family protein, translated as MSEPELSRIIKLNALREDPVRIEANEAERAALAKRFGMSAIDSLVATVQLTPRGPKVRGEGSLVADIVQACAISGEDFTHRIEEDIAFVFVPDDQAPDLEEIELEADDLDEIDYSGDSFDLGEAVAQSLGLVIDPYAEGPDADAARQAAGIVSDDAPHGPLAEALAALKRD; from the coding sequence GTGAGCGAGCCCGAACTGTCGCGAATCATCAAGCTGAACGCGCTCAGGGAAGATCCGGTACGGATCGAGGCGAACGAGGCCGAGCGCGCCGCGCTGGCCAAGCGTTTCGGCATGTCGGCGATCGACAGCCTGGTCGCGACCGTCCAGCTCACCCCGCGCGGGCCCAAGGTACGCGGCGAAGGCTCGCTGGTTGCCGATATCGTCCAGGCGTGTGCCATATCCGGCGAGGATTTCACGCACCGCATTGAAGAGGACATCGCCTTCGTTTTCGTGCCCGACGACCAGGCGCCGGACCTCGAGGAGATCGAGCTCGAAGCCGACGACCTGGACGAGATCGATTACTCCGGTGACAGTTTCGACCTGGGAGAGGCAGTGGCGCAGTCGCTCGGCCTGGTGATCGACCCCTACGCCGAAGGACCCGACGCCGATGCTGCGCGCCAGGCCGCCGGCATCGTCAGCGACGATGCCCCGCACGGTCCGCTCGCCGAAGCGCTTGCGGCGCTGAAGAGGGACTAG
- a CDS encoding ubiquinol-cytochrome C chaperone family protein: protein MGLLSRLFASKPDPRDAVRPLWDAVVAEARDPAWYAQGGVEDSVTGRFDMVSATTSLVLVRLEQSPGLKAASSYLTEWFVEDMDGQLREFGVGDMVVGKRVGRLVSTLGGRLGAFREAVPQGRDAVRNVVERNITLSDSAAPGEVADRLLALSASLAATDDEQLMAGKLRAGASA from the coding sequence ATGGGACTACTTTCTCGCCTGTTCGCCTCCAAGCCCGATCCGCGCGACGCGGTCCGCCCGCTGTGGGATGCCGTCGTGGCGGAGGCGCGCGATCCCGCCTGGTATGCGCAAGGCGGGGTCGAGGACAGCGTGACCGGGCGCTTCGACATGGTTTCCGCGACCACCTCGCTGGTTCTCGTCCGGCTAGAGCAGTCGCCCGGCCTCAAGGCCGCCAGCAGCTATTTGACCGAGTGGTTCGTCGAGGACATGGACGGACAACTGCGCGAATTCGGCGTCGGCGACATGGTCGTCGGCAAGCGCGTGGGGCGGCTGGTCAGCACGCTCGGCGGGCGGCTGGGCGCGTTTCGGGAGGCGGTTCCGCAAGGCCGCGATGCCGTGCGCAACGTGGTCGAGCGCAACATCACCCTGTCCGATAGCGCCGCGCCGGGCGAGGTGGCCGATCGCTTGCTGGCGCTATCCGCTTCGCTCGCCGCGACCGACGACGAGCAACTGATGGCTGGCAAGCTGCGTGCAGGAGCGAGCGCGTGA
- a CDS encoding outer membrane protein assembly factor BamE: MTTSGVTRRLKVLALVGLVGLAASGCTSIRETRGYIVDNVLVSSVQPGIDNKQSVEGMLGRPTFTSQFGEPTWYYVSSVTGRKPFVRPRIENHSVLAVQFDAAGNVASAERTGIDQVVYLSPDGDETPTLGRERSFFEDLFGNIGQVGAPGAAGAAGPGGP, translated from the coding sequence TTGACGACATCGGGTGTGACGCGACGGCTCAAGGTTCTGGCGCTGGTCGGTCTTGTGGGACTTGCGGCGAGCGGGTGTACCTCGATCCGCGAAACGCGCGGCTACATCGTTGACAACGTGCTCGTCAGCTCGGTCCAGCCCGGGATCGACAACAAGCAGTCGGTCGAGGGAATGCTCGGCCGGCCGACATTCACCAGCCAGTTCGGCGAGCCCACCTGGTACTACGTTTCGAGCGTGACGGGTCGCAAACCCTTCGTGCGGCCCCGGATCGAGAACCACTCGGTCCTGGCGGTCCAGTTCGACGCGGCGGGCAATGTCGCCAGTGCGGAGCGGACCGGCATCGATCAGGTCGTCTATCTCTCGCCGGACGGCGACGAGACGCCGACTCTCGGCCGCGAGCGCAGCTTCTTCGAGGATCTCTTCGGTAACATCGGCCAGGTCGGTGCTCCCGGCGCGGCAGGTGCCGCCGGCCCGGGCGGACCGTAA
- the hslV gene encoding ATP-dependent protease subunit HslV, translating to MDDRQASHGLTQWHGTTIIGVRKGDRIVVAGDGQVSMGNTVMKPNARKVRRIGEGGKVVAGFAGATADAFTLFERLEKKLEQYSGQLLRAAVELTKDWRTDKYLRNLEALMIVADKDNLLVLTGNGDVLEPEGGITAIGSGGNYALAAAKAIAEYEDDPEVIARKAMKVAADICVFTNGNVTLEEV from the coding sequence ATGGATGACAGACAGGCAAGCCACGGCCTCACCCAGTGGCACGGAACTACCATCATCGGCGTGCGCAAGGGCGACCGCATCGTGGTTGCAGGGGACGGGCAGGTCTCCATGGGCAACACGGTGATGAAGCCCAATGCGCGCAAGGTCCGCCGGATCGGTGAGGGCGGCAAGGTCGTCGCCGGGTTCGCCGGTGCAACCGCCGATGCCTTCACGCTGTTCGAGCGGCTGGAGAAGAAGCTCGAACAATACAGCGGGCAATTGCTGCGCGCCGCGGTCGAACTGACCAAGGACTGGCGCACCGACAAGTACCTGCGCAATCTCGAAGCGTTGATGATCGTGGCGGACAAGGACAATCTCCTCGTCCTGACCGGCAATGGCGACGTGCTCGAGCCCGAAGGCGGGATTACCGCGATCGGATCGGGCGGAAACTATGCGCTCGCCGCAGCCAAGGCGATCGCCGAATACGAGGACGATCCCGAGGTGATCGCGCGCAAGGCGATGAAGGTCGCTGCCGACATCTGCGTCTTCACCAATGGCAACGTGACCCTCGAAGAGGTCTGA
- the hslU gene encoding ATP-dependent protease ATPase subunit HslU has protein sequence MDNLTPKAIVAALDEHIIGQNDAKRAVAVALRNRWRRQRLGPELRDEVTPKNILMIGPTGCGKTEISRRLAKLAEAPFVKVEATKFTEVGYVGRDVEQIARDLAEEAIRLEKERRRDAVREAASKAAMDRLLTALVGDNASEATREAFRERIVDNSMNDTEVEIEVEEAPQMPFDMGNMGGNVGMIDLGDMMGKAFGKKPKKRRKLKVPDAWDKLVDEEAEKRMDQDDVARVALQNAETNGIVFLDEIDKIAVSDVRGGSVSREGVQRDLLPLIEGTTVSTKYGPMKTDHVLFIASGAFHVAKPSDMLPELQGRLPIRVELRALTQEDFVRILKETRANLVDQYKALIGTEDVTLEITEDAIEEVAAIAARVNESVENIGARRLQTVMERLLEEISFEAEEHGGETVTIDAAYVRERLDELAGDTDLSKYIL, from the coding sequence ATGGATAATCTGACACCCAAGGCCATCGTCGCCGCGCTGGACGAGCACATCATCGGCCAGAACGACGCCAAGCGCGCGGTCGCCGTGGCGCTGCGCAATCGCTGGCGCCGCCAGCGGCTCGGACCCGAACTGCGCGACGAGGTCACTCCGAAGAACATTCTGATGATCGGCCCCACGGGCTGCGGCAAGACCGAGATCAGCCGCCGGCTGGCGAAGCTCGCCGAAGCTCCGTTCGTCAAGGTCGAGGCGACGAAGTTCACCGAGGTCGGCTATGTCGGTCGCGATGTCGAGCAGATCGCCCGCGACCTCGCCGAGGAAGCCATCCGCCTCGAAAAGGAACGCCGCCGCGATGCGGTGCGCGAGGCCGCGAGCAAGGCGGCGATGGACCGGCTGCTGACCGCGCTGGTCGGCGACAATGCGAGCGAGGCGACGCGGGAGGCCTTCCGCGAGCGGATCGTCGACAATTCCATGAACGATACCGAGGTCGAGATCGAAGTCGAGGAAGCGCCGCAGATGCCATTCGACATGGGCAACATGGGCGGCAATGTCGGCATGATCGATCTGGGCGACATGATGGGCAAGGCCTTCGGCAAGAAGCCGAAGAAGCGCCGCAAGCTCAAGGTGCCGGATGCCTGGGACAAGCTGGTCGACGAGGAAGCCGAAAAGCGGATGGACCAGGATGACGTCGCCCGGGTCGCGCTGCAGAATGCCGAGACGAACGGCATCGTCTTCCTTGACGAGATCGACAAGATCGCGGTCAGCGACGTGCGTGGCGGATCTGTCAGCCGCGAAGGCGTGCAGCGTGACCTGCTGCCGCTGATCGAAGGCACCACCGTTTCCACGAAATACGGTCCGATGAAGACCGACCACGTACTGTTCATCGCAAGCGGCGCGTTCCACGTGGCCAAGCCTTCGGACATGTTGCCCGAATTGCAGGGACGCTTGCCGATCCGCGTCGAGCTGCGCGCGCTGACCCAGGAAGACTTCGTCCGGATCCTCAAGGAGACGCGGGCGAACCTCGTCGATCAGTACAAGGCGCTGATCGGGACCGAGGACGTGACGCTCGAAATCACGGAGGATGCGATCGAGGAAGTCGCAGCCATCGCCGCACGGGTCAACGAGAGCGTCGAGAACATCGGTGCCCGCCGGTTGCAGACGGTTATGGAGCGCCTGCTGGAAGAGATCAGCTTCGAGGCGGAGGAGCACGGGGGAGAGACCGTAACGATCGATGCCGCCTACGTGCGCGAGCGTCTCGACGAACTGGCCGGCGATACCGACCTCAGCAAGTACATCCTCTAG
- a CDS encoding ACT domain-containing protein, giving the protein MRDGKAMIAAMQPRLDQVQWRFVLVTPDTAPHLLGGAIGTFREDEGVTAIVPSALADDLGIEGPDFARITLMVHSDLEGVGLTAAVSGALAQAGIACNMVAAFHHDHAFVPAARGGDALTILTEVAASYG; this is encoded by the coding sequence GTGCGCGATGGAAAGGCGATGATCGCCGCCATGCAGCCCCGTCTCGACCAGGTGCAGTGGCGCTTCGTGCTCGTCACTCCCGATACCGCGCCGCACTTGCTGGGTGGTGCGATCGGGACGTTCCGCGAGGACGAGGGCGTAACGGCGATCGTGCCGTCGGCTCTCGCGGACGATCTCGGCATCGAGGGCCCTGACTTTGCCCGCATCACGCTGATGGTGCATTCCGACCTGGAAGGTGTGGGGCTGACGGCAGCCGTCTCAGGCGCCCTCGCGCAAGCAGGCATCGCCTGCAACATGGTCGCGGCGTTTCATCACGATCATGCCTTCGTGCCGGCGGCTCGCGGTGGAGACGCGCTGACCATCCTGACGGAAGTCGCCGCCTCCTACGGGTGA
- a CDS encoding SulP family inorganic anion transporter — translation MLDRSAFRRDWLSNVRNDVLAGLVVALALIPEAIGFSIIAGVDPRVGLYASIAIAIVISFTGGRPGMISAATAAVAVVVVPLVRDHGVEYLFAATILMGIFQGIAAVLRLDLLMQFVSRSVITGFVNALAILIFMAQLPQLTNVGWETYAMVAAALVIIYLLPRVTTAVPSPLVAIVVLTALSIWLNAPVNTVADMGELPEGLPYLVWPDVPLTLETLRIIAPYSLTMAAVGLLESLLTAQIVDDMTHTGSNKRRESAGQGVANIVAACFGGMGGCAMIGQSVINVTSGGRGRLSTFTAGLSLLVFLAVLGPIVGQVPMPALVAVMIMVSIGTFSWNSIPNIARHPWQSSVVMVSTVVVVVATHNLALGVLAGVILSGAFFTQKVMTMFEVVRERKGDTAVYRAKGQIFYASVERFEAAFAPESLRPDPADHIIIDVRKAHFWDISGIAALDKVVERMRRNGRSVQVKGLNRASSDLVDKFALTDKTGVEIGLAPHP, via the coding sequence ATGCTCGATCGAAGCGCGTTCCGACGCGACTGGCTGTCCAATGTGCGCAATGACGTGCTCGCCGGGCTCGTCGTCGCCCTCGCCCTGATTCCCGAAGCGATCGGTTTCTCGATCATCGCAGGCGTCGATCCGCGAGTCGGGCTCTATGCCAGCATCGCCATCGCGATCGTGATATCCTTTACCGGCGGCAGGCCGGGCATGATCAGCGCGGCAACGGCAGCCGTTGCGGTGGTGGTCGTCCCGCTGGTGCGCGATCACGGTGTCGAATATCTTTTCGCCGCGACCATCCTGATGGGGATCTTCCAGGGGATTGCGGCGGTGCTCCGGCTCGACCTGCTGATGCAATTCGTCAGCCGCTCGGTCATCACCGGCTTCGTCAACGCTCTCGCGATCCTGATCTTCATGGCGCAGCTGCCGCAGCTGACCAATGTCGGCTGGGAAACCTACGCGATGGTCGCCGCCGCGCTGGTGATCATCTACCTGCTGCCACGGGTCACCACTGCAGTCCCCAGCCCGCTCGTTGCGATCGTGGTACTGACCGCCCTGTCGATCTGGCTCAATGCACCGGTCAATACCGTGGCCGACATGGGCGAACTGCCCGAGGGCCTGCCGTATCTGGTCTGGCCAGACGTCCCGCTGACCTTGGAAACCTTGCGCATCATCGCGCCCTATTCGCTCACGATGGCGGCTGTCGGTCTGCTCGAATCGCTACTCACCGCGCAGATCGTCGACGACATGACCCACACCGGATCGAACAAGCGCCGCGAAAGTGCCGGCCAGGGCGTCGCGAACATCGTCGCGGCCTGTTTCGGAGGCATGGGCGGCTGCGCGATGATCGGCCAGTCGGTCATCAACGTGACCAGCGGCGGGCGCGGCAGGTTGTCGACTTTCACCGCCGGCCTCAGCCTGCTGGTCTTCCTCGCCGTGCTCGGACCGATCGTCGGCCAGGTGCCGATGCCGGCACTGGTCGCAGTGATGATCATGGTCAGCATCGGGACCTTCAGCTGGAACTCGATTCCGAACATCGCGCGACACCCGTGGCAATCGAGCGTGGTGATGGTTTCGACTGTCGTGGTCGTGGTTGCCACGCACAATCTTGCCCTGGGCGTGCTGGCAGGCGTGATCCTGTCGGGTGCCTTCTTTACCCAGAAGGTGATGACCATGTTCGAAGTGGTGCGCGAGCGGAAGGGCGACACCGCGGTATATCGTGCCAAGGGCCAGATCTTCTATGCCAGCGTCGAGCGTTTCGAAGCTGCCTTCGCGCCTGAAAGCCTACGGCCCGACCCGGCCGACCACATCATTATCGACGTTCGCAAGGCGCATTTCTGGGACATTTCCGGGATCGCCGCGCTCGACAAGGTGGTCGAGCGGATGCGGCGCAATGGTCGCAGCGTGCAGGTCAAGGGGCTGAACCGTGCGAGCAGCGACCTGGTCGACAAGTTCGCGCTGACCGACAAGACCGGGGTGGAGATCGGCCTGGCGCCTCACCCGTAG
- a CDS encoding diacylglycerol/lipid kinase family protein, with product MKLALVYNERLAPKRMAKVQQLARVLELRGHCVTHHFGDSFDAAHDSGDADCIVLAGGDGTARLVIGKQADPAALPPLAIYPTGTINLLARELGYSRNPEVFADSLVSGRPARTTRLALLDGQPFLACASIGFDAHTVARVSEALKLRIGRFAYVAALLAMVRDWPHEPVVIDTGTERLDAEALFVLRGRYYAGPWTLDRQAHLEHERLRVLALPQARKRDLALLIGYAMLGSHRPHGKWRFLETERLTIESEHGHPVQADGDVVNQAPVTIELTEATVTFL from the coding sequence ATGAAGCTGGCGCTGGTCTATAACGAGCGGCTCGCGCCGAAGCGCATGGCCAAGGTCCAGCAGCTGGCCCGCGTGCTGGAGCTACGCGGACACTGCGTCACGCACCATTTCGGCGACAGCTTCGATGCAGCGCACGATTCGGGCGATGCCGACTGCATCGTGCTGGCAGGCGGCGACGGCACCGCGCGGCTGGTCATTGGCAAACAGGCGGACCCCGCCGCCCTGCCCCCGCTCGCGATCTATCCGACCGGGACGATCAACCTGCTTGCCCGCGAGCTGGGCTATTCCCGCAATCCGGAGGTTTTCGCCGATTCGCTCGTGAGCGGGCGTCCCGCGCGCACGACACGGCTGGCGCTGCTCGATGGCCAGCCGTTCCTTGCCTGCGCGTCAATCGGCTTCGACGCCCACACGGTGGCACGGGTTTCAGAGGCTCTCAAGCTACGGATCGGACGTTTCGCCTATGTCGCGGCGCTGCTCGCCATGGTGAGGGACTGGCCGCACGAGCCCGTGGTCATCGACACCGGGACCGAGCGGCTGGATGCAGAAGCGCTCTTCGTCCTGCGCGGCAGGTACTACGCCGGACCATGGACGCTGGACCGCCAGGCGCATCTCGAGCACGAGCGGCTGCGGGTCCTCGCCCTGCCACAGGCGCGCAAGCGCGATCTCGCGCTGCTGATTGGATACGCGATGCTCGGCTCGCATCGCCCGCACGGCAAGTGGCGCTTCCTCGAAACCGAGCGCCTGACGATCGAGAGCGAACACGGCCATCCGGTGCAGGCCGACGGCGACGTGGTCAACCAGGCCCCGGTCACGATCGAACTCACCGAGGCGACGGTCACCTTCCTCTGA
- a CDS encoding ABCB family ABC transporter ATP-binding protein/permease, with translation MPPDHTVIAPKDYDGWATIRRFLPYLWPKDAPALRWRIFWAMVLVLAAKVVVLATPLAMKRVVDTMAMDGDPLLWIALSFVIAFTAGRFLGASFDQVRNIVFERVGQEATRQLAQDTFGRLHALSLRFHLSRRTGEITKTIERGTKSIDSMLYFLLFNIVPTILELIALAVIFYTMFGGELVAATAVTVVVYIALTRWITEWRTKLRKEMNDLDGKALSRSVDSLLNYETVKYFSAEQREQQRYASAAHEYAEAAIKSENSLGLLNMAQAFVMNALMAFALGFTVWKWSQGALTVGDLVAVQTYLTQLFRPLDMLGFVYRTIRQGLIDMAAMFKLIDTDAEVKDAPGAPALAIGRASVAFENVHFGYEQDREILHGLSFEVPAGSHVAIVGPSGAGKSTIARLLFRFYDPWSGRILIDGQDISQVTQASLRAQIGIVPQDSVLFNDTIGYNIAYGRDGASIEDVSRAARDAAILPFIEKLPLGFETEVGERGLKLSGGEKQRVAIARTLVKDPPILLLDEATSALDSRTEQDILATLHRVSEDRTSISIAHRLSTIADADEILVLDAGRLAERGSHAALLQRDGLYAEMWQRQQAERHDQEQAAEAAE, from the coding sequence ATGCCGCCAGACCATACAGTGATTGCGCCGAAGGATTACGACGGCTGGGCGACGATTCGCCGCTTCCTCCCCTACCTGTGGCCGAAGGACGCCCCGGCCCTGCGCTGGCGCATTTTCTGGGCGATGGTGCTGGTCCTGGCAGCCAAGGTCGTCGTGCTCGCCACGCCGCTGGCGATGAAGCGCGTGGTCGATACCATGGCGATGGATGGCGATCCCTTGCTGTGGATCGCGCTCAGCTTCGTAATCGCCTTCACCGCCGGACGGTTTCTCGGCGCGTCTTTCGACCAGGTCCGCAACATCGTGTTCGAGCGAGTCGGCCAGGAAGCGACTCGCCAGCTGGCTCAGGACACCTTCGGCCGCTTGCATGCCCTCTCGCTGCGCTTCCACCTGTCGCGCCGTACGGGGGAGATCACCAAGACGATCGAGCGCGGGACCAAGAGCATCGATTCGATGCTCTATTTCCTGCTGTTCAACATCGTGCCGACGATTCTCGAGCTGATCGCGCTCGCCGTCATCTTCTACACAATGTTCGGCGGCGAACTGGTAGCGGCGACTGCCGTGACGGTCGTCGTCTACATCGCCCTTACGCGCTGGATTACCGAATGGCGCACCAAGCTGCGCAAGGAGATGAACGACCTCGACGGCAAGGCCCTGTCGCGCTCGGTCGATTCGCTCCTCAATTACGAGACCGTGAAATACTTCTCAGCCGAGCAGCGCGAGCAGCAGCGATATGCCAGCGCCGCGCACGAGTATGCAGAGGCGGCGATCAAGTCGGAAAACTCGCTCGGCCTGCTCAACATGGCGCAGGCGTTCGTCATGAACGCGCTGATGGCTTTCGCGCTGGGCTTCACGGTCTGGAAGTGGAGCCAGGGCGCGCTGACGGTCGGCGACCTGGTCGCAGTGCAGACCTATCTGACCCAGCTGTTCCGGCCACTCGACATGCTGGGCTTCGTCTACCGCACGATCCGCCAGGGCCTCATCGACATGGCGGCCATGTTCAAGCTCATCGACACCGACGCAGAGGTGAAGGATGCGCCGGGCGCTCCTGCTCTGGCGATCGGCCGGGCGAGCGTTGCTTTCGAGAACGTCCATTTCGGCTACGAGCAAGACCGCGAGATCCTGCACGGCCTCAGCTTCGAAGTGCCGGCAGGTTCGCATGTCGCCATCGTCGGGCCTTCGGGCGCGGGCAAGAGCACTATCGCCCGGCTGCTGTTCCGGTTCTACGATCCCTGGTCCGGCCGGATCCTGATCGACGGGCAGGACATCTCGCAGGTCACCCAGGCGAGCTTGCGCGCGCAGATCGGCATCGTTCCGCAGGACAGCGTGCTGTTCAACGACACGATCGGCTACAACATCGCCTATGGCCGTGACGGTGCGAGCATCGAGGACGTCAGCCGGGCTGCACGCGATGCGGCAATCCTTCCTTTCATCGAGAAGCTCCCGCTCGGTTTCGAGACCGAGGTCGGAGAGCGCGGCCTGAAATTGTCCGGCGGCGAGAAACAGCGCGTCGCCATCGCGCGCACTCTGGTAAAGGATCCTCCGATCCTGTTGCTCGACGAAGCGACCAGCGCGCTCGATTCGCGGACCGAGCAGGATATTCTCGCAACGCTGCACCGGGTCAGCGAGGACCGTACCTCCATCTCGATCGCACATCGGCTTTCGACCATCGCCGATGCGGACGAAATCCTGGTGCTCGACGCGGGCAGGCTTGCCGAACGGGGCAGCCATGCGGCATTGCTGCAGCGCGACGGTCTTTATGCCGAGATGTGGCAACGCCAGCAGGCGGAAAGGCACGATCAGGAGCAGGCGGCCGAAGCTGCCGAGTAG
- a CDS encoding aspartyl protease family protein — protein MASAPPSFAQELDTTTAAAAEPVFSEHELLEGVGESFSRFTIPVTIDGAGPFRFMIDTGAQATAVTTYVQERVALQPAGQAVLIGMAGRGVVNMVDVDRLSLGSQMIDNLLSPVLERRHVGADGIIGLDSLQGTRVMLDFRDNSIAVATAKELGGNRGYEIVVRARPNNGQLLITDAEIDGIRTAVIIDTGAQMTVGNLALQRKLRTKSTSTVVTTDVLGHQLEGQHGLARTLKIAGLTLNNIDLSFADTPAFDALGLNDRPTLALGMYHLRLFDRVAIDFDSRKVLFDLPRAAGMRPLDELFTRSM, from the coding sequence ATGGCGAGCGCGCCCCCTTCATTCGCGCAGGAGCTCGACACCACCACGGCAGCCGCTGCCGAGCCGGTCTTTTCCGAGCACGAACTTCTCGAGGGTGTCGGCGAATCATTCAGCCGATTCACGATCCCAGTGACGATCGACGGTGCCGGCCCGTTCCGCTTCATGATCGATACGGGTGCGCAGGCAACTGCCGTCACCACCTATGTGCAGGAGCGAGTCGCGCTGCAACCTGCCGGCCAGGCAGTCCTGATCGGCATGGCTGGCCGCGGGGTCGTGAATATGGTCGACGTCGATCGACTGTCTCTCGGATCGCAGATGATCGACAATCTCCTCTCGCCCGTGCTCGAGCGTCGTCATGTCGGCGCGGACGGCATCATCGGCCTGGACAGTCTCCAGGGGACGCGGGTGATGCTCGATTTCCGCGACAATTCGATCGCGGTCGCGACGGCAAAGGAACTGGGCGGCAACCGCGGTTACGAGATCGTCGTGCGCGCGCGGCCGAACAATGGACAGTTGCTGATCACCGATGCCGAGATCGACGGCATCCGCACGGCCGTCATCATCGATACCGGCGCGCAGATGACTGTTGGCAACCTGGCGCTCCAGCGCAAACTGCGGACGAAATCGACCTCCACTGTGGTCACGACCGATGTCTTGGGCCACCAGCTCGAAGGGCAACACGGCCTCGCCCGCACTCTCAAGATCGCCGGGCTTACGCTCAACAACATCGACTTGTCGTTCGCCGACACGCCGGCCTTCGATGCGCTGGGGCTGAACGATCGGCCGACTCTCGCGCTCGGCATGTACCATCTCCGCCTGTTCGACCGGGTCGCGATAGATTTCGATTCGCGAAAGGTCCTGTTCGACCTGCCCCGCGCCGCCGGAATGCGACCGCTCGACGAGCTGTTCACCCGCAGCATGTAG
- a CDS encoding glutathione S-transferase N-terminal domain-containing protein: MTGLALYGHPFSSYTWKALIPLYTNGTDFEFRNVDPGHADGPANSQFVQTIHPAGKFPVLIDGDTAILEATAIVEYLSVHYSGSAPLIPEDPAAAVQVRMLDRVFDNYVMGSGQRVVNAYIAAPDHPDPTEVQAGKDGLLRAYRWIEQHIEALPLRPHVSMVTCAAAPALFYGDWVERIPEDCHRLAEYRAELLSISAVSRCVEGARTYRHYFPLGAPHRD, from the coding sequence GTGACGGGTCTCGCGCTCTACGGACACCCGTTCTCTTCTTATACTTGGAAGGCGCTTATCCCGCTCTACACCAACGGGACGGACTTCGAGTTCCGTAACGTCGATCCCGGACACGCAGACGGGCCGGCCAATTCCCAGTTTGTGCAGACAATCCATCCTGCGGGCAAGTTCCCGGTATTGATCGACGGCGACACAGCGATCCTCGAGGCCACCGCCATCGTCGAATATCTCAGTGTACACTATTCCGGCTCGGCCCCGCTCATTCCGGAAGACCCGGCTGCTGCCGTCCAGGTCAGGATGCTGGACCGCGTCTTCGACAATTACGTAATGGGCAGCGGGCAACGGGTCGTGAATGCCTATATCGCCGCGCCCGATCATCCCGATCCCACTGAGGTCCAGGCGGGCAAGGATGGCCTCCTGCGCGCGTATCGCTGGATCGAACAGCATATCGAGGCGCTGCCTTTGCGACCGCATGTGAGCATGGTGACCTGCGCGGCGGCACCTGCCCTGTTCTACGGAGATTGGGTAGAGCGGATCCCCGAAGACTGCCACCGGCTCGCCGAATACCGGGCCGAACTGTTGAGCATTTCGGCAGTCTCGCGATGTGTTGAGGGGGCACGCACATATCGCCACTACTTTCCGCTCGGCGCGCCTCACAGGGATTAA